In a single window of the Rhizoctonia solani chromosome 16, complete sequence genome:
- a CDS encoding Tyrosine kinase specific for activated — protein sequence MEDDDAVYGLNKTELEWVTHQPYLKAKGYTLRPRYSPGWVPSWKSNGRNPADCEDSWELPAIKTLDAIKDEDNKHVSIKKSIPSTNDDEAQNELDILRYLSEDDQRDDPHNHGLQLLDHFPIPGSSNGSFLITPFLSDWDSIPFSRFSELTDFLQQILEGLQFLHSRHIAHRDAQIANIMMDATSLYGEPFHPCDSQSSLDGKRRLKVKRRFEAPVRYYFIDFGLSTRFPSLKDRRLVTGVKGREQRAPELLPAVPPPYDPFKLDIFTIGMVFKENIVQKSWIPNTSPFDRQDDRRRSGHPT from the exons ATGGAAGATGATGATGCTGTCTATGGACTCAACAAAACCGAATTGGAGTGGGTGACACATCAACCTTATCTAAAAGCAAAGGGCTACACCCTCCGACCTCGATACAGCCCAGGCTGGGTTCCTTCATGGAAATCAAACGGGAGAAACCCAGCTGATTGTGAAGATAGTTGGGAGCTTCCA GCGATCAAAACACTGGATGCAATCAAAGATGAAGATAACAAACATGTTtctatcaagaaatcaaTACCATCAACCAACGACGATGAGGCACAGAACGAGCTCGATATTCTTCGATATTTGTCTGAGGATGACCAACGTGATGACCCCCATAATCACGGATTACAATTACTTGATCACTTTCCTATTCCGGGATCATCCAACGGCTCCTTCCTTATTACACCCTTTCTGTCAGACTGGGATTCGATTCCGTTCTCTCGATTTAGCGAACTTACAGATTTCCTTCAGCAAATACTCGAG GGTTTACAATTTCTACATTCTCGTCATATTGCTCATCG TGATGCGCAAATCGCTAATATCATGATGGATGCAACTTCGTTATACGGCGAGCCGTTTCATCCGTGCGATTCTCAGTCGTCGCTGGACGGCAAGCGGCGGTTGAAGGTTAAGCGGCGGTTTGAGGCACCTGTCCGTTACTATTTTATTGATTTTGGCCTCTCAACTCGCTTTCCAAGCTTAAAAGACCGACGTTTAGTTACCGGGGTGAAAGGGAGAGAACAACGAGCGCCTGAGTTGCTACCTGCAGTTCCGCCTCCGTATGATCCGTTCAAGCTGGACATATTTACCATAGGGATGGTTTTCAAAGAAAATATTGTTCAG AAATCATGGATTCCAAACACTTCGCCCTTTGATAGACAGGATGACCGCCGTAGATCCGGACATCCGACCTGA